In one window of Duganella dendranthematis DNA:
- a CDS encoding LysR substrate-binding domain-containing protein codes for MLRLSLEALQIVDAIDRRGSFSAAGKELHRVPSTISYTVSKLEDDLGVQVFERNGPRVELTAAGAELLKEGRYLLKAALDLEHRVRRVASGWETELAVGMDSMFSACLFHDDVPAFYDVAQQTRLRIVQEALSGTWEALIERRADLLVGAAGDGPAGGGYVSEPIGKIDFVFAVAPSHPLAAVEGKLSRTHLQNYRAISVADSARKMAPRTVGLLLGQDTLTVPDMKTKYQYQLAGMGFGFLPEPCARYAIAQGLLVEKPVEEPKPAETFYLAWRSGENGAALNWWIERMRRPGLFERLLSHLPHHKVDQGQ; via the coding sequence ATGCTCAGACTCAGCCTGGAAGCCCTGCAAATCGTTGACGCTATCGACCGGCGAGGGTCTTTCTCTGCCGCAGGGAAGGAATTGCACCGCGTTCCCTCGACAATTTCCTATACCGTCAGCAAGCTGGAGGACGATCTCGGTGTGCAAGTTTTCGAACGTAACGGCCCGCGCGTCGAGCTGACGGCGGCCGGGGCTGAACTTCTGAAAGAGGGCCGCTACCTGCTTAAGGCGGCGCTGGACCTGGAACACCGCGTGCGCCGCGTCGCTTCGGGCTGGGAAACCGAGCTGGCGGTCGGCATGGATTCGATGTTTTCGGCCTGTCTGTTCCATGACGACGTGCCGGCCTTCTATGACGTCGCCCAGCAAACGCGGCTGCGCATCGTGCAGGAAGCGCTGTCCGGCACCTGGGAAGCCTTGATCGAGCGGCGCGCCGACCTGCTGGTGGGGGCGGCCGGCGACGGTCCGGCCGGCGGCGGTTATGTGTCCGAGCCGATCGGCAAGATCGATTTCGTGTTCGCGGTGGCGCCGTCGCATCCGTTGGCCGCTGTCGAGGGCAAGCTGAGCCGCACGCACCTGCAAAATTACCGTGCCATCAGCGTGGCCGATTCCGCCCGCAAGATGGCGCCGCGCACCGTCGGCCTGTTGCTGGGGCAGGACACGCTGACCGTGCCGGACATGAAGACCAAGTACCAGTACCAGCTGGCCGGCATGGGCTTCGGTTTCCTGCCCGAACCGTGCGCCCGCTACGCCATCGCCCAGGGGCTGCTGGTGGAAAAGCCGGTGGAAGAACCAAAACCGGCCGAGACCTTCTACCTGGCCTGGCGCAGCGGCGAAAACGGCGCCGCGTTGAACTGGTGGATCGAGCGTATGCGGCGGCCCGGCCTGTTCGAGCGCTTGCTGAGCCATCTGCCCCATCATAAAGTTGACCAAGGCCAATAG
- a CDS encoding pirin family protein produces the protein MLQVRHSDSRGKANHGWLDSKHSFSFGHYHDPEHVGFGPLLVINEDQVQGGQGFGTHGHRDMEIISYVLSGALEHKDSMGTGSVLHYGDVQRMSAGTGVRHSEYNGDRSQQVHFLQIWIQPNELGIPPSYEEKHFTPEHKKGKLALIASNDGRNGSVLIHQKASIYASIMDEGDHLKHTLDEDRLGYVHVIRGAVTVNGVHLKQGDALKISDETLVTLEQAEEAELLLFDLPKQ, from the coding sequence ATGTTACAAGTACGCCATTCTGATTCCCGCGGCAAAGCTAACCACGGCTGGCTGGATTCCAAACACAGCTTCTCGTTTGGTCACTACCATGACCCGGAGCACGTCGGTTTCGGTCCGTTGCTGGTGATTAATGAAGACCAGGTACAGGGCGGCCAGGGCTTCGGCACCCACGGTCACCGCGACATGGAGATTATCTCCTACGTGCTGAGCGGCGCGCTGGAACACAAGGACAGCATGGGCACCGGTTCGGTGCTGCACTACGGCGACGTCCAGCGCATGAGCGCCGGCACCGGTGTGCGTCACAGCGAGTACAACGGCGACCGCAGCCAGCAAGTGCACTTCCTGCAAATTTGGATTCAGCCGAACGAACTGGGCATTCCACCGAGCTACGAGGAAAAGCACTTCACGCCGGAGCACAAAAAAGGCAAATTGGCGCTGATCGCGTCCAACGATGGCCGCAACGGCTCGGTGCTGATTCACCAGAAAGCATCGATCTACGCTTCCATCATGGATGAAGGCGACCACCTGAAACATACGCTGGACGAAGACCGCCTCGGCTATGTCCATGTGATCCGCGGCGCGGTCACAGTCAACGGCGTGCACCTGAAACAGGGCGACGCGCTGAAGATCAGCGATGAAACGCTGGTGACGCTGGAACAAGCGGAAGAAGCCGAACTGCTGTTGTTCGACCTGCCAAAACAATAA
- the ribA gene encoding GTP cyclohydrolase II, protein MSQSAEIPSQDELNYVTSCALPTPWAQFTLHAFVEKATGKEHLAMVLGDIGDGEPVLARVHSECLTGDVLFSQRCDCGAQLEGALKKIAEQGRGVLLYLRQEGRGIGLINKIRAYRLQEAGADTVQANEQLGFKPDQRTYGLVQPMLAQFGVKSLRLMTNNPRKIDAMTKLGIEVAERVPLLVNRNAFNQYYLDTKAAKLGHMMTPLTPAPVEDGAL, encoded by the coding sequence ATGTCGCAGAGCGCAGAAATCCCGTCCCAGGACGAACTGAACTACGTTACCTCCTGCGCCCTGCCGACTCCCTGGGCCCAGTTCACCTTGCACGCCTTTGTCGAAAAGGCCACCGGCAAGGAGCACCTGGCCATGGTGCTGGGCGATATCGGCGACGGCGAGCCGGTGCTGGCCCGCGTCCATTCGGAATGCCTGACCGGCGATGTGCTGTTCTCGCAGCGCTGCGACTGCGGCGCCCAGCTGGAAGGCGCGCTGAAGAAGATTGCCGAACAAGGCCGCGGCGTGCTGCTTTACCTGCGTCAGGAAGGCCGCGGCATTGGCCTGATCAACAAGATCCGCGCCTACCGCCTGCAGGAAGCCGGCGCCGATACGGTGCAAGCCAATGAACAACTGGGCTTCAAGCCGGATCAGCGCACCTACGGCCTGGTGCAGCCGATGCTGGCGCAGTTCGGCGTGAAAAGCCTGCGCCTGATGACCAATAATCCGCGTAAGATCGATGCCATGACCAAACTGGGCATTGAAGTGGCCGAGCGCGTTCCGCTGCTGGTCAACCGCAATGCCTTCAACCAGTATTATCTGGATACCAAGGCCGCCAAGCTGGGCCACATGATGACGCCGCTGACGCCGGCGCCGGTGGAGGATGGTGCGCTGTAA
- a CDS encoding S1 family peptidase, protein MKVTRLASTLVLIWAAAGHGAASAAAAATAAAPAQPAARPPAGQPPHAAAPAAAVAPAGTPPAASAAPGADANGDAAPLPPPSSAAQHLYASAKNDILQVRSLLKSGRTQSSVGSGFLIGTSNLVVTNYHVVSQFALDPDTYVGEWVDTSGQRGNVELLAVDVLHDLAVLRVSRNGTGFFKMPPQLARLTQGQYLYSMGNPLDLGFAISEGAYNGVIARSFYDQLMFTGPINSGMSGGPSVTADGSVAGINVSKRLDGELVSFLVPARYAQDILNKVETQQKAPTDFTAVVAGQLLAHQTAMVNQLLSSPLSLKPMGPYQVPVRESEQMRCWGRSNVKADKPFTVDDASCAMESAIFVSGSLQTGQIAIRHQFLRSAGLDKLRFAQLASASFRNEHFGSNKDSRLTGPNCTEDFVKNKDLPLRAVLCVRAYRKFAGLYDFALLTASTDQGLMSLQSRLDARGVSYENGMRLSRVFLDSLSLKPVADVAKKGGVK, encoded by the coding sequence ATGAAAGTCACCAGGCTCGCTAGTACCCTTGTTTTGATCTGGGCCGCCGCCGGCCATGGCGCGGCCTCCGCTGCCGCCGCTGCTACTGCTGCTGCGCCGGCCCAGCCCGCCGCCAGGCCGCCCGCCGGCCAACCGCCCCACGCGGCGGCGCCCGCAGCTGCGGTGGCGCCAGCTGGCACGCCGCCAGCCGCCTCCGCCGCGCCGGGCGCCGACGCCAATGGCGACGCCGCGCCGTTGCCGCCGCCGTCCAGCGCCGCCCAACACCTGTATGCTTCCGCCAAGAACGACATCCTGCAAGTGCGCTCGCTGCTGAAAAGCGGCCGCACCCAATCCTCGGTCGGCTCCGGCTTTTTGATCGGCACCAGCAACCTGGTGGTGACCAATTACCACGTGGTATCCCAGTTCGCGCTCGATCCCGACACCTACGTCGGCGAGTGGGTCGACACCAGCGGCCAGCGCGGCAATGTGGAACTGCTTGCGGTCGATGTGCTGCACGACCTGGCGGTGCTGCGCGTCAGCCGCAACGGTACCGGCTTCTTCAAGATGCCGCCGCAACTGGCGCGCCTGACGCAAGGCCAGTATTTGTACTCGATGGGCAATCCGCTCGACCTCGGCTTTGCGATTTCGGAAGGCGCCTACAACGGCGTCATCGCGCGCAGCTTTTACGACCAGCTGATGTTCACCGGCCCGATCAACTCCGGCATGAGCGGCGGCCCCAGCGTGACGGCCGACGGTTCGGTGGCCGGCATCAACGTCTCCAAGCGCCTCGACGGCGAACTGGTCAGCTTCCTGGTGCCGGCCCGCTACGCCCAGGACATCCTCAACAAGGTGGAAACCCAGCAGAAAGCGCCGACCGATTTCACCGCCGTGGTGGCCGGCCAGCTGCTGGCGCACCAGACCGCGATGGTCAACCAGCTGCTGTCCAGCCCGCTGAGCTTGAAGCCGATGGGGCCGTATCAAGTGCCGGTGCGCGAATCCGAGCAGATGCGCTGCTGGGGCCGTTCCAACGTCAAGGCCGACAAGCCGTTCACGGTGGACGACGCCAGCTGTGCGATGGAATCGGCGATCTTCGTCAGCGGCTCCCTGCAAACCGGCCAGATCGCGATCCGCCACCAGTTCCTGCGCAGCGCCGGGCTCGACAAGCTGCGTTTCGCCCAGCTGGCCAGCGCCTCGTTCCGCAACGAGCATTTCGGCAGCAACAAGGACTCGCGCCTGACCGGCCCCAACTGCACCGAAGACTTCGTCAAGAACAAGGATCTGCCGCTGCGCGCCGTGCTGTGCGTGCGCGCCTACCGCAAGTTCGCCGGCCTGTACGACTTCGCCCTGCTGACCGCCAGCACCGACCAGGGCTTGATGAGCCTGCAAAGCCGGCTGGATGCGCGCGGCGTCTCGTATGAAAACGGCATGCGCCTGTCGCGCGTATTTCTCGATTCGCTGTCGCTCAAGCCTGTCGCCGACGTGGCGAAGAAAGGCGGCGTCAAATGA
- a CDS encoding FHA domain-containing protein, protein MKAPYFVEILARNGDVLHRHKVAALPIRIGRAYDNEIILDDAHSAASHAIVETDQHNQVILRDLGSKNGTIHKGRRQTSITLDGDTVVRLGHTRLRVRPSDFPVAAEIADTTMHSWEGATPATIGLVLIAIFSCLETWLSDVEPFALIRYLLVLASSLAAGLLWAGVWALANRLFGTHARLGRHLFILGSALAVVGLWRGGSAVLAYAWSAESLTRYGNLVTLAIACAMIFFHLITIKPHHPRRFLIATTVMLLACSGLVVLSNLQSTGRASDELYMSVLLPPEVRHSDNRSVDQFLANAAKLQAGVDAARAHAVKDGADNDDGDGDEDSGAD, encoded by the coding sequence ATGAAAGCCCCCTACTTCGTCGAAATCCTGGCCCGCAATGGAGACGTGCTGCACCGGCACAAGGTCGCCGCGCTGCCTATCCGCATCGGCCGCGCCTACGACAATGAAATCATCCTGGACGACGCCCACAGCGCCGCCAGCCACGCCATCGTCGAAACCGACCAGCACAACCAGGTGATCTTGCGCGACCTCGGCAGCAAGAACGGCACCATCCACAAAGGCCGTCGCCAAACCAGCATCACGCTGGACGGCGACACCGTGGTGCGGCTCGGCCACACGCGGCTGCGGGTGCGGCCGTCGGACTTTCCGGTGGCGGCGGAAATCGCCGATACCACCATGCATAGCTGGGAAGGCGCGACGCCGGCCACCATCGGCCTGGTGCTGATCGCCATCTTCAGCTGCCTGGAAACCTGGCTTAGCGACGTCGAACCGTTTGCCCTGATCCGCTACCTGCTGGTGCTGGCCTCCAGCCTGGCCGCCGGTTTGCTGTGGGCCGGCGTGTGGGCATTGGCCAACCGCCTGTTCGGCACCCATGCACGGCTCGGCCGCCATTTGTTCATCCTCGGCAGCGCGCTGGCGGTGGTCGGCCTGTGGCGCGGCGGCAGCGCGGTGCTGGCCTATGCCTGGTCGGCCGAATCGCTGACGCGCTACGGCAATCTGGTCACGCTGGCGATTGCCTGCGCGATGATTTTCTTCCACCTGATTACCATCAAGCCGCACCACCCGCGCCGCTTCCTGATCGCCACTACGGTGATGCTGTTGGCCTGTTCGGGACTGGTCGTGTTGAGCAATCTGCAAAGCACCGGCCGCGCTTCCGACGAGCTGTACATGTCGGTGCTGCTGCCGCCGGAAGTGCGCCACAGCGACAACCGCAGCGTCGACCAGTTCCTGGCCAATGCCGCCAAGTTGCAGGCCGGGGTGGATGCCGCCCGCGCGCATGCAGTCAAGGATGGCGCCGACAACGATGATGGCGATGGCGACGAGGATAGCGGCGCCGATTGA
- a CDS encoding sensor histidine kinase, with product MRVLLLSLLLVLAIARPAAALDARIPLSDLNHAAWTDKDGVPQNSQGMAQTRDGWLWIGSKDGLYRFDGVRFERYPLANNQINYLRALPNGDLLLGYLFDGVGVLHANGKVEQLGQADWHQIESPLAMDMDAEGTIWAASDSGLHRYRAGRWQTVSTGAEWHTDNLSVLIDQYDRVWVGNGEHVSLVDRAAGQLKRLPGDALRGLLTQSPDGQIWTLSPQGAQPVPMPPTGQQLPRRPEFNQQEARLRGQFDRDGNLWLLQCPIGVCRISREQIQAGQPVTLAAARHDQLDQHWQLSSVAVNAMLEDREGNVWVSTHAGVDRFRMNKLVAANIPSRSGVFSIAADSEGQLWAAEYSDGTLWKVTPGQPPQAQPRRYAQVLGKDRDGAMLLVGKREITRVLHGATSTIALPTAGGKPADLTVLGVLDDGKALWMMSLQTGLMALVDGKWLPRQAFNLPPLITMSAPGDTGQLWLSHSDGGLSLYDNGKLSEFDIRVVGAESGIFPGPQLVVGGEHGIAVRRGQQFELLGPPDAEALRNVTGLTLLPNGDRWLNGAKGLVRIRREDWDAALRQPRLPLKFDLIDAQEGYPGRAAFDNRLSTLINIDNQRLWARASGGLVRLDLDQVQTNPVRPNVQLLRVETQKGAYPADGALHLPPGSSNLTIHYTAPGLRKPEGMRFQYQLEGVDTEWEDAGTRRAAYYTNVGPGQYAFRVRAVNEDGVVSESTAVLPITIAPTIAQTWWFRLLCAALLLGLVYGLHKYRLKIATRRITHQVQNRMQAGLAERERIARTLHDTFLQSVQGLALQIHAVAQDLPDGGPARTRLQKVLGSATQAMDEGRAQVQQLRRGSDPERKLQHLGEYLTVLHPATRFALEIEGQRRALSVIVQEELSEIGQEALRNAFQHAEATLVTAEICYANDVVTLRIVDNGKGYDEQQLQKSIQQGHWGMLGMRERAQNLGAKLIVVSKPDKGTWLELNVPAELAYPP from the coding sequence ATGCGAGTTCTGCTGCTTTCCCTGCTGTTGGTACTGGCCATCGCGCGTCCGGCTGCGGCACTCGATGCGCGCATTCCGCTGTCCGACCTCAACCATGCGGCCTGGACCGACAAGGACGGCGTGCCGCAAAACAGCCAAGGCATGGCGCAGACCCGCGACGGCTGGCTGTGGATTGGCAGCAAGGACGGGCTATACCGGTTTGACGGCGTACGATTCGAGCGCTATCCGCTGGCCAACAACCAGATCAACTACCTGCGTGCGCTGCCGAATGGGGACCTGCTGCTGGGTTATTTATTCGACGGCGTCGGCGTGCTCCATGCCAACGGCAAGGTCGAACAGCTGGGCCAGGCCGACTGGCACCAGATTGAATCGCCGCTGGCGATGGACATGGACGCCGAGGGCACAATATGGGCCGCCAGTGACAGCGGCCTGCACCGCTACCGCGCGGGACGCTGGCAGACGGTGTCCACCGGCGCGGAGTGGCACACCGACAACCTCAGCGTGCTGATCGACCAGTACGACCGCGTCTGGGTCGGCAACGGCGAGCATGTGTCGCTGGTGGACCGCGCCGCCGGCCAGCTCAAGCGCTTGCCGGGCGATGCGCTGCGCGGCTTGCTGACACAATCGCCGGATGGCCAGATCTGGACACTGTCGCCGCAAGGCGCGCAGCCGGTGCCGATGCCGCCGACCGGCCAGCAGCTGCCGCGCCGGCCCGAATTCAACCAGCAGGAAGCGCGGCTGCGCGGCCAGTTCGACCGCGACGGCAATTTGTGGCTGCTGCAATGCCCGATCGGCGTATGCCGCATCAGCCGCGAGCAGATCCAGGCCGGCCAGCCGGTGACGCTGGCCGCCGCCAGGCACGACCAGCTCGACCAGCATTGGCAGCTCAGTTCGGTGGCGGTCAATGCCATGCTGGAAGACCGCGAAGGGAATGTCTGGGTGTCCACCCATGCCGGCGTCGACCGCTTCCGCATGAACAAGCTGGTGGCCGCCAACATCCCCAGCCGTTCCGGCGTGTTCAGCATCGCCGCCGATAGCGAGGGCCAGCTGTGGGCTGCCGAATATTCGGACGGCACGCTGTGGAAAGTGACGCCGGGGCAGCCACCGCAAGCGCAGCCGAGGCGTTATGCGCAGGTGCTGGGCAAGGACCGCGACGGCGCCATGCTGCTGGTCGGCAAGCGCGAGATCACGCGCGTGCTGCACGGCGCCACCAGCACCATCGCGCTGCCGACGGCGGGCGGCAAGCCGGCCGATCTGACGGTGCTGGGCGTGCTGGACGACGGCAAGGCGCTGTGGATGATGTCGTTGCAGACCGGCCTGATGGCGCTGGTCGACGGCAAGTGGTTGCCACGCCAGGCCTTCAACCTGCCGCCGCTGATCACCATGTCGGCGCCGGGCGACACCGGCCAGTTGTGGCTGAGCCACAGCGACGGCGGCCTGAGCCTGTACGACAACGGCAAGCTGTCCGAATTCGACATCCGCGTGGTCGGCGCCGAGTCGGGCATTTTCCCGGGCCCGCAACTGGTGGTGGGAGGCGAGCATGGCATCGCCGTGCGGCGCGGCCAGCAGTTCGAGCTGCTGGGGCCGCCCGACGCGGAAGCGCTGCGCAATGTCACCGGCCTGACGCTGCTGCCCAACGGCGACCGCTGGCTGAACGGCGCCAAGGGACTGGTGCGCATCCGCCGCGAGGACTGGGACGCCGCGTTGCGCCAGCCCAGGCTGCCGCTGAAGTTTGATCTGATCGACGCGCAGGAAGGCTATCCTGGCCGCGCCGCCTTCGATAACCGGCTGAGCACGCTGATCAACATCGACAACCAACGCCTGTGGGCGCGCGCCTCCGGCGGCCTGGTGCGGCTGGACCTGGATCAGGTCCAGACCAATCCGGTGCGTCCGAATGTCCAGCTGTTGCGGGTGGAAACCCAGAAAGGCGCCTACCCGGCCGATGGCGCGCTGCATCTGCCGCCCGGTTCGTCCAACCTGACCATCCATTACACCGCGCCGGGCCTGCGCAAGCCGGAAGGCATGCGCTTCCAGTACCAGCTGGAAGGCGTGGACACGGAATGGGAAGACGCCGGCACGCGCCGCGCCGCCTATTACACCAACGTCGGCCCGGGCCAATATGCGTTCCGCGTGCGCGCCGTCAACGAGGATGGCGTGGTCAGCGAATCGACCGCCGTGCTGCCAATCACGATCGCGCCAACCATCGCCCAGACCTGGTGGTTCCGGCTGCTGTGCGCGGCGCTGCTGCTTGGACTGGTCTACGGCCTGCACAAATACCGCCTGAAGATCGCCACCCGCCGCATTACGCACCAAGTGCAGAACCGCATGCAGGCCGGACTGGCGGAGCGCGAACGTATTGCCCGCACGCTGCACGATACCTTCCTGCAAAGCGTGCAAGGGCTGGCGTTGCAGATCCACGCGGTGGCGCAAGACTTGCCCGACGGCGGCCCGGCGCGCACCCGCCTGCAAAAAGTGCTGGGCAGCGCCACCCAGGCGATGGACGAGGGCCGCGCGCAGGTGCAGCAGCTACGCCGGGGCAGCGATCCCGAGCGCAAGCTCCAGCATCTGGGCGAATACCTGACGGTGCTGCATCCGGCCACCCGCTTTGCGCTGGAGATCGAAGGCCAGCGGCGCGCGTTGAGCGTGATCGTGCAGGAAGAATTAAGCGAGATCGGCCAGGAGGCGTTGCGCAACGCCTTCCAGCACGCCGAAGCCACACTGGTGACGGCGGAAATCTGCTACGCCAATGATGTGGTGACGCTGCGCATCGTCGACAACGGCAAGGGCTACGACGAGCAACAGCTGCAAAAAAGCATTCAGCAGGGACACTGGGGCATGCTGGGCATGCGCGAACGCGCGCAAAACCTGGGCGCCAAGCTGATCGTGGTCAGCAAGCCCGACAAAGGCACCTGGCTGGAGCTGAACGTGCCGGCGGAACTGGCCTACCCGCCCTGA
- a CDS encoding TetR/AcrR family transcriptional regulator, with protein MKERKIGRPRTFDADQALDKAMRVFWEKGYEGSSLPELTEAMGMNRPSLYAVFGNKENLFKLALERYGATHDPLFNAALEEKTARGVVEHFLRGNADAQTEEENPHGCLVINGALACSDDALPIRNSLIERRAAAEARLRDRFDRAKAEGDLPEDFCASQMARYVMTMSNGMAVQAGAGATRQQLQEVVDQVLRGWPGA; from the coding sequence ATGAAAGAGCGAAAAATCGGCCGTCCACGCACCTTCGATGCAGACCAGGCGCTGGATAAAGCCATGAGAGTATTCTGGGAAAAGGGCTACGAAGGCAGTTCCTTGCCCGAGCTGACGGAAGCCATGGGCATGAACCGGCCCAGCCTGTACGCGGTGTTCGGCAACAAGGAGAACCTGTTCAAGCTGGCGCTGGAGCGCTACGGCGCCACCCACGATCCGCTGTTCAACGCTGCGCTGGAAGAGAAAACCGCGCGCGGTGTGGTCGAGCATTTCCTGCGCGGCAATGCCGATGCCCAGACCGAGGAGGAGAATCCGCACGGTTGCCTGGTCATCAACGGCGCGCTGGCGTGCAGCGACGATGCGCTGCCGATCCGCAATTCCCTGATCGAGCGCCGCGCCGCCGCGGAAGCGCGCCTGCGCGACCGCTTCGACCGCGCCAAGGCCGAGGGTGATTTGCCGGAAGATTTCTGCGCCAGCCAGATGGCGCGCTATGTGATGACGATGTCCAACGGCATGGCGGTGCAGGCCGGCGCCGGGGCCACCCGCCAGCAATTGCAGGAAGTCGTCGATCAGGTATTGCGCGGCTGGCCGGGCGCCTGA
- a CDS encoding MFS transporter, which produces MQNQTNTLATEAETSPSHHHSPWPAVISIAIGAFALVTTEFLPVGLLPAIAAELGVTEGVAGMMVTVPGLVAALAAILVTVGIGKTDRRFVLWSLTGTMLVSNLIVALSHSFPLVLFGRALLGIGVGGFWALGPALSTRLVPPGSEPRALSMIFAGVSIGTVAGVPAGALLGELFGWRIAFHAGGVVALLVLLTQMRLLPSLPAKSSVTFRQLPEMLRVPKARLGILITMLVFIGQFAAYTYITPFLSQVAHLDARTISILLLVYGAAGLAGNVIGGKILARSVRAGLITTGVVMGLSTALLPLLGTGLIGATLLVIVWGIAFGMMPMSVQTWIFQAAPHAMESGGAVFVTTAQIALASGALVGGVAVDHLGVSSAMVVGGVLALAMAAVTMRWAQDGEQPATKLHAVH; this is translated from the coding sequence ATGCAAAATCAAACCAACACCCTGGCCACCGAGGCCGAAACCTCACCGTCGCACCACCACTCGCCGTGGCCGGCTGTGATATCGATCGCCATCGGCGCCTTCGCGCTGGTGACCACCGAATTCCTGCCGGTCGGCCTGCTGCCGGCGATTGCCGCCGAACTGGGCGTGACCGAAGGCGTGGCCGGCATGATGGTCACCGTGCCCGGTTTAGTCGCAGCGCTGGCCGCCATCCTGGTCACGGTCGGCATCGGCAAGACCGACCGTCGCTTCGTGCTGTGGAGCCTGACCGGCACCATGCTGGTGTCCAACCTGATCGTCGCCCTGTCGCATTCCTTCCCGCTGGTGCTGTTCGGCCGCGCGTTGCTGGGTATCGGCGTCGGCGGCTTCTGGGCGTTGGGACCGGCGCTTAGCACGCGGCTGGTGCCGCCCGGCTCCGAGCCGCGCGCGCTGTCGATGATTTTTGCCGGCGTTTCCATCGGCACCGTGGCCGGTGTGCCGGCCGGTGCGCTGCTGGGCGAATTGTTCGGCTGGCGCATTGCCTTCCATGCCGGTGGCGTGGTCGCGTTGCTGGTGCTGCTAACGCAAATGCGCCTGCTGCCGTCGCTGCCGGCCAAATCGTCGGTGACCTTCCGCCAGTTGCCGGAAATGCTGCGCGTGCCGAAGGCACGGCTAGGCATTCTCATCACCATGCTGGTGTTCATCGGCCAGTTTGCCGCCTACACCTACATCACCCCGTTCCTCAGCCAGGTGGCGCATCTGGACGCCCGCACCATCAGCATCCTGCTGCTGGTGTACGGCGCGGCCGGCCTGGCAGGTAACGTCATCGGCGGCAAGATCCTGGCGCGCAGCGTGCGTGCCGGCCTGATCACCACTGGCGTGGTGATGGGCCTGTCAACCGCGCTGCTGCCGTTGCTGGGCACCGGCCTGATCGGTGCAACATTGCTGGTCATCGTGTGGGGCATTGCGTTCGGCATGATGCCGATGTCGGTGCAGACCTGGATCTTCCAGGCGGCGCCGCATGCGATGGAAAGCGGCGGCGCGGTATTCGTCACCACCGCGCAGATTGCGCTGGCCAGCGGTGCGCTGGTTGGTGGCGTGGCGGTCGATCATCTGGGTGTATCGAGCGCCATGGTGGTGGGCGGCGTACTGGCACTGGCCATGGCGGCAGTCACCATGCGCTGGGCACAGGACGGCGAACAGCCGGCCACCAAGCTACACGCGGTGCATTAA
- a CDS encoding LysR family transcriptional regulator: MAFDEKTVNGMRVLAAIVDSGSFVRAGEALAMSQSGVSRAVARLEARLNIRLFDRTTRKVSLTDEGRRFYAQINPLLAGLEDAVASAGEGAVVVRGRLRVNVDPLLARLLLGPKLGAFVKQYPELELDLTVRDHLGDMVGDGFDLAVRLGHPQTSSLIARKLMDTRVLTVATPAYLRKHGTPTKPSDLESPDHVCIHFRNPVTGRPFDWEFHRGGKVTIVHPRGQVTLNDPGTMESVLLSGYGLAQVIDLAVQPLLRSGALTPVLTAWPDERFPLYALYPSRQHPPAKTQAFLAFVQSLLP, from the coding sequence ATGGCATTCGACGAAAAAACCGTGAACGGTATGCGCGTGCTGGCCGCAATTGTGGACAGCGGCAGTTTCGTGCGCGCTGGCGAGGCGCTGGCGATGTCGCAGTCGGGCGTCAGCCGCGCCGTCGCCCGGCTGGAGGCCCGGCTCAATATCCGGCTGTTCGACCGCACCACGCGCAAGGTGTCGCTCACCGACGAGGGCCGCCGCTTCTACGCGCAGATCAATCCACTGCTGGCGGGGTTGGAAGATGCCGTGGCGTCCGCAGGCGAGGGCGCCGTTGTGGTGCGCGGCCGGCTGCGGGTGAATGTCGATCCGCTGCTTGCGCGCCTGCTGCTGGGTCCAAAGCTGGGCGCCTTTGTTAAGCAGTATCCGGAACTGGAGCTGGACCTGACTGTGCGCGATCACTTGGGCGATATGGTCGGCGATGGTTTCGACCTCGCCGTCCGCCTCGGTCATCCGCAGACCTCATCGCTGATCGCCCGCAAGCTGATGGACACGCGCGTGCTCACCGTCGCCACGCCGGCCTATCTGCGCAAGCACGGCACGCCGACGAAGCCGTCCGACCTGGAAAGCCCGGACCACGTCTGCATCCACTTCCGCAACCCGGTCACGGGGCGGCCATTCGACTGGGAGTTTCATCGCGGCGGCAAGGTGACCATTGTGCATCCACGCGGCCAGGTCACGCTCAACGATCCGGGCACGATGGAGAGCGTGCTGCTGTCGGGTTATGGCTTGGCGCAGGTGATCGATCTGGCGGTGCAGCCGCTGCTGCGTTCCGGCGCCCTGACGCCGGTGTTGACGGCATGGCCGGACGAACGTTTTCCGCTGTATGCGCTGTACCCGTCGCGCCAGCATCCGCCGGCCAAGACGCAGGCCTTCCTGGCCTTTGTCCAGTCTCTGCTACCATGA